One Actinomycetes bacterium DNA segment encodes these proteins:
- a CDS encoding MoxR family ATPase: protein MSSDTSPGTGLPASDPRFDTVGEVREKLAEVDYLSDEGIAGIVYLADRLGKPILVEGPAGTGKTQLAKSVSEILGARLIRLQCYEGLDESKALYEWNYKKQLLRIQATKSDDDDTGWADISDDIFSDEFLLTRPLLEAISADDPVVLLIDEVDRVEVETEALLLEILSDYQVSIPELGTITAKQIPLVFLTSNNTRELSEALKRRCLYLHVDYPDMEREKLIVSTKVPGISESLADQVARIVRSIRQLELKKSPSVSETLDWANTLMLLGVDQIDEETAASTANILLKYQTDIAKAVKEFAADSEAFEGSSK, encoded by the coding sequence ATGAGCAGCGATACGTCCCCCGGCACCGGCCTTCCGGCCAGCGACCCCCGTTTCGACACCGTTGGCGAGGTGCGCGAGAAGCTGGCAGAAGTCGACTACCTCTCCGATGAGGGCATCGCCGGCATCGTGTACTTGGCGGACCGTCTCGGCAAGCCGATCCTCGTGGAGGGTCCGGCAGGCACCGGCAAGACCCAGCTCGCCAAGTCGGTTTCCGAGATCCTCGGCGCCCGCCTGATCCGCCTGCAGTGCTACGAGGGGCTCGATGAGTCCAAGGCGCTGTATGAGTGGAACTACAAGAAGCAGCTCCTGCGCATCCAGGCCACCAAGTCCGACGACGACGACACCGGCTGGGCAGACATCTCCGACGACATCTTCTCCGACGAGTTCCTGCTCACGCGTCCGCTGCTCGAGGCGATCAGCGCGGACGACCCGGTGGTGCTGCTGATCGACGAGGTCGACCGCGTGGAGGTGGAGACCGAGGCGCTGCTGCTCGAGATCCTCTCCGACTACCAGGTGTCGATCCCCGAGCTGGGCACGATCACTGCCAAGCAGATCCCGTTGGTGTTCCTCACCTCCAACAACACCCGCGAGCTGTCCGAGGCGCTCAAGCGTCGCTGCCTCTACCTGCACGTCGACTACCCAGACATGGAACGCGAGAAGCTCATCGTCTCCACCAAGGTGCCGGGCATCAGTGAGTCCCTGGCCGACCAGGTCGCCCGCATCGTGCGCTCGATCCGCCAGCTCGAGCTGAAGAAGTCGCCGTCGGTGTCGGAGACCCTCGACTGGGCCAACACGCTCATGTTGCTCGGCGTCGACCAGATCGACGAGGAGACGGCCGCGTCGACCGCAAACATCCTGCTCAAGTACCAGACCGACATCGCGAAGGCCGTCAAGGAGTTCGCAGCGGACTCCGAGGCGTTCGAGGGGTCGTCCAAGTGA
- a CDS encoding VWA domain-containing protein has product MMDLLSGFIVELREAGLPVSLTENLDAMAAVEQIPIEDREAFKYALAATLVKNHAHWRAFETVFEVYFSLRGSQYAVGEEADGDLDPSELDDMEGQGQGDGQGEGQGQGGGAGDNLTPEELAQMLLQSLQRADQGMMRAAARQSVKRYAGMEPGRPVGGTYYLYRTLRNLDLDAMMEQLMEAAREQSPEPLTPLEERLEKDEFEHRIEQFKQEVEAEIRRRLVADRGVEAMAKTLRKPLPEDIDFMHASREEMISLRKALQPLTRRLAVRLARKRRHGRKGPLDFRNTVRHSLSYGGVPAEPKFRYPRPTKPEIFVIADISGSVAAFARFTLHLVHAIAGQFSKVRSFVFIDGIDEVTSFFEGTEDILEAIHRVNTEADVVWVDGHSDYGHAFEVFWQAHGKDIGPKTTVIILGDARNNYHASQSWVVKEMRHKARHVYWLNPEPKAYWDTGDSIVGEYGVHCDGTFECRNLRQLEGFVDHLV; this is encoded by the coding sequence CTGATGGACCTGCTCAGTGGGTTCATCGTGGAGCTGCGCGAGGCCGGCCTGCCGGTGAGCCTCACCGAGAACCTCGATGCAATGGCGGCGGTCGAACAGATCCCGATCGAGGACCGAGAGGCGTTCAAGTACGCGCTCGCAGCCACGCTGGTGAAGAACCATGCCCACTGGCGGGCCTTCGAGACCGTCTTCGAGGTGTACTTCTCGCTGCGCGGCAGCCAGTACGCGGTTGGCGAGGAGGCAGACGGCGACCTCGACCCTTCCGAGCTCGACGACATGGAAGGCCAGGGCCAGGGCGACGGCCAGGGTGAAGGCCAGGGCCAGGGCGGGGGAGCGGGCGACAACCTGACCCCCGAGGAGCTCGCCCAGATGCTGCTCCAGTCACTCCAGCGCGCGGATCAGGGCATGATGCGCGCAGCCGCCCGTCAGTCGGTGAAGCGCTACGCGGGCATGGAGCCGGGGCGCCCGGTGGGCGGCACCTACTACCTGTACCGCACCCTTCGGAACCTGGACCTCGACGCGATGATGGAGCAGCTCATGGAGGCTGCCCGAGAGCAGTCACCCGAGCCGCTGACTCCGCTGGAGGAGCGCCTCGAGAAGGACGAGTTCGAACACCGCATCGAGCAGTTCAAACAGGAGGTCGAGGCGGAGATCCGGCGCCGACTCGTGGCCGACCGTGGTGTGGAGGCGATGGCCAAGACGCTGCGCAAGCCGCTGCCGGAGGACATCGACTTCATGCACGCGAGCCGCGAGGAGATGATCTCGCTACGCAAGGCACTCCAGCCGCTGACCCGGCGCCTGGCGGTGCGGTTGGCCCGCAAGCGCCGACATGGCCGCAAGGGGCCGCTCGACTTCCGCAACACGGTGCGCCACTCGCTCAGCTACGGCGGTGTCCCGGCCGAGCCGAAGTTCCGCTACCCGCGGCCCACGAAGCCCGAGATCTTCGTGATCGCCGACATCTCCGGTTCCGTGGCCGCGTTCGCCCGTTTCACTCTGCACCTCGTGCACGCCATCGCGGGGCAGTTCTCCAAGGTGCGCAGCTTCGTGTTCATCGACGGCATCGATGAGGTGACCAGCTTCTTCGAGGGAACCGAGGACATCCTCGAAGCGATCCACCGGGTCAACACCGAAGCCGACGTGGTGTGGGTCGACGGCCACTCCGACTACGGACACGCCTTCGAGGTCTTCTGGCAGGCGCACGGCAAGGACATCGGCCCGAAGACCACCGTGATCATCCTTGGCGACGCCCGGAACAACTACCACGCGTCACAGTCATGGGTGGTCAAGGAGATGCGGCACAAGGCACGCCACGTCTACTGGCTCAACCCCGAGCCCAAGGCTTACTGGGACACGGGCGACTCGATCGTGGGGGAGTACGGCGTTCATTGCGACGGCACTTTCGAGTGCCGCAACCTGCGCCAACTCGAAGGATTCGTGGACCACCTGGTCTGA